In the Malaya genurostris strain Urasoe2022 chromosome 1, Malgen_1.1, whole genome shotgun sequence genome, one interval contains:
- the LOC131438061 gene encoding probable serine/threonine-protein kinase kinX isoform X1 yields MPRLSVWVLLGLALFTLSVNDPRVKADAPTEYECRPYIEKALQDLKGESVETTASQEQEIEKTIEEEPSSTESPIDVTSQEEEENTAAEETSIEEDVPESQEELTPSEEVQEALFDESQPEDTSQANEEEEQEEEEEEEEEEIQEVITSEETDIQEDEAVADSAQDEEDDEQEDLEDVEEDQEALENAEEEEQEEYDEEDNEEVDDGNAEEEEDVSAETDTADESTTDSQEALAENEDDEDEDQAVDTQEDVDGEDIEDTENQLTDSQEENTADDDIEGYEEQIETDDDDDDDGDRATESEETAIDDEDDEQTSEPEDDEQAESEEATADDDIEENGYKGEEDLDEKVEKTESVEDENQSEAENTADIEASQEVEQTSEDSQQEEVDSVTASEEVVEEEISAEVAKEVKSEEVVTETSDETVASDTEAVEESVEEVAAVDESAEVAEAVGDEEAIVEVVEKVEGQSEEAVQVSEEVEKEADAPEDSAEKSDPLPEEDLLLEYEIPSNLRDTSHIYELLNINEEATEKENALNKVADVILRDLKKIYDIAIKPLETLYKYRDLSNRHFGDPEIFSKPLILFMGPWSGGKSTILNYLTKNEYTPNSVRTGAEPSPAYFNILMHGEEPEVLDGTQLAADWTFSGLQKFGQGLLDRLRGQKLPNKLLERVNIVEIPGILEVRKQVSQYFPFNDACQWFIDRADIIFLVYDPSKLDVGPETEAILDQLKGREYQTRILLNKADQVKPEELLRVQGALIWNISPLMSSAQPPVMYTVSLWSNPFETGAPVRLLQAQERFLLLDLGQAIEKRIENKIASARRFAVRVRNHAKMVDCYLTTYYNHKTLFANKKYISEQIIGNPQQYHIYEGLSTLTNISRYDLPDPEVYRDFFHLNPLYEFKKLSETCTYFRGCPINKLDIAIAYDLPELVGKYKKLAESALDKLKVPSATTEFGRGKSSS; encoded by the exons ATGCCGCGGTTATCAGTGTGGGTCCTACTGGGACTTGCCCTGTTCACCCTTTCAGTGAATG ATCCTCGAGTTAAGGCAGACGCTCCCACAGAGTACGAATGCCGGCCGTACATAGAAAAGGCCTTACAAGATTTAAAAGGAGAAAGTG TAGAAACAACAGCCAGTCAAGAACAAGAAATAGAGAAAACGATCGAAGAAGAACCCAGCAGTACGGAATCACCAATAGATGTAACTAGCCAGGAGGAAGAGGAAAACACTGCCGCTGAGGAGACCAGTATTGAAGAAGATGTTCCAGAATCTCAAGAAGAATTAACACCTTCAGAGGAAGTACAAGAGGCGCTGTTTGACGAAAGTCAGCCTGAGGACACTAGTCAGGCAAACGAAGAAGAAGaacaggaagaagaagaagaagaagaagaagaagaaatccAAGAAGTGATTACTTCGGAAGAGACTGATATTCAGGAAGATGAAGCCGTCGCTGACAGCGCTCAAGATGAGGAAGACGATGAACAAGAAGACCTAGAGGACGTAGAAGAAGATCAAGAAGCTCTGGAGAACGCTGAAGAAGAAGAACAAGAGGAGTATGATGAGGAAGACAATGAAGAAGTTGATGATGGAAATGCTGAG GAAGAGGAAGATGTATCTGCAGAGACTGACACAGCAGATGAATCGACAACCGACAGTCAAGAGGCTTTAGCAGAAAACGAGGATGACGAAGATGAAGATCAGGCGGTTGACACCCAAGAAGACGTTGACGGTGAAGATATCGAGGATACTGAAAACCAATTAACGGATAGTCAAGAAGAGAACACTGCTGACGATGACATTGAAGGTTATGAAGAACAAATAGAaacggatgatgatgatgacgatgatggagATAGAGCTACAGAAAGCGAGGAAACTGCAATAGATGATGAAGATGATGAGCAGACAAGTGAACCAGAAGACGACGAACAGGCAGAAAGTGAGGAAGCCACCGCTGATGATGACATTGAGGAGAACGGCTATAAAGGCGAAGAAGATTTAGATGAA aaAGTCGAGAAAACTGAATCTGTAGAAGATGAAAATCAATCAGAAGCAGAAAACACTGCTGATATTGAGGCAAGTCAGGAGGTGGAGCAAACATCCGAAGACAGCCAACAAGAAGAAGTAGATTCAGTTACGGCCAGTGAGGAGGTAGTTGAAGAAGAGATAAGCGCAGAGGTTGCCAAAGAAGTTAAATCAGAAGAAGTAGTCACTGAAACTTCTGATGAGACCGTGGCTAGTGATACGGAGGCTGTTGAGGAGAGTGTTGAAGAAGTTGCTGCAGTTGATGAAAGTGCAGAAGTCGCTGAAGCTGTCGGTGATGAAGAAGCTATTGTGGAAGTTGTTGAAAAAGTTGAAGGTCAATCTGAGGAAGCAGTGCAAGTTTCAGAAGAAGTGGAGAAAGAAGCTGATGCTCCAGAGGATAGTGCTGAAAAATCTGATCCGCTTCCGGAGGAAGACTTACTACTG GAGTACGAAATTCCATCAAACCTTAGAGATACTTCGCACATTTATGAGTTGCTTAACATCAATGAAGAAGCAACGGAAAAAGAGAACGCACTTAACAAAGTCGCCGACGTTATCCTACGCGACTTGAAGAAAATCTACGATATCGCTATCAAACCCCTGGAAACTTTGTATAAGTATCGTGACCTTAGCAACCGCCACTTCGGCGATCCGGAAATCTTCTCCAAACCGCTGATTCTCTTCATGGGTCCATGGAGTGGTGGCAAATCTACGATACTCAACTACCTTACCAAAAACGAATACACTCCCAATTCTGTGCGAACGG gGGCAGAGCCATCTCCTGCTTACTTCAATATCCTAATGCACGGCGAAGAACCGGAAGTGTTGGACGGTACTCAATTGGCGGCTGATTGGACCTTCTCGGGGCTGCAGAAGTTCGGTCAAGGCCTACTGGATCGCCTCCGTGGACAGAAGCTACCAAACAAACTTCTTGAGCGG GTAAACATTGTTGAAATTCCCGGCATCCTTGAAGTGCGTAAACAAGTTTCTCAATACTTCCCATTCAACGATGCCTGTCAGTGGTTTATTGATCGAGCCGATATCATATTTCTGGTGTACGATCCTTCTAAGCTTGATGTAGGCCCAGAAACTGAAGCCATTCTAGACCAGTTAAAGGGAAGGGAATACCAG ACTCGAATTCTTCTTAACAAAGCTGATCAAGTAAAACCAGAAGAACTGCTCAGAGTTCAGGGTGCCCTCATCTGGAACATTTCACCACTGATGTCTTCGGCCCAACCTCCAGTCATGTACACTGTGTCTCTTTGGTCTAATCCTTTCGAAACAGGAGCGCCCGTTCGACTTCTGCAAGCTCAGGAGCGATTCCTGCTTCTTGATCTTGGTCAGGCAATCGAAAAaagaattgaaaacaaaattgctAGTGCACGTCGTTTCGCT GTACGTGTCCGCAATCACGCTAAAATGGTAGACTGCTACTTGACGACCTACTACAACCACAAAACTCTTTTCGCAAACAAGAAATACATTTCTGAGCAGATCATCGGAAATCCACAGCAATATCACATCTACGAGGGTCTATCGACATTGACCAATATTTCCCGATATGATTTACCTGATCCGGAGGTGTATCGTGACTTCTTCCACCTGAACCCACTATACGAGTTCAAGAAACTATCGGAGACATGCACTTACTTCCGTGGTTGTCCCATCAACAAACTGGATATAGCAATCGCTTACGATCTACCAGAAC
- the LOC131438061 gene encoding sarcalumenin isoform X3 — MPRLSVWVLLGLALFTLSVNDPRVKADAPTEYECRPYIEKALQDLKGESVETTASQEQEIEKTIEEEPSSTESPIDVTSQEEEENTAAEETSIEEDVPESQEELTPSEEVQEALFDESQPEDTSQANEEEEQEEEEEEEEEEIQEVITSEETDIQEDEAVADSAQDEEDDEQEDLEDVEEDQEALENAEEEEQEEYDEEDNEEVDDGNAEKVEKTESVEDENQSEAENTADIEASQEVEQTSEDSQQEEVDSVTASEEVVEEEISAEVAKEVKSEEVVTETSDETVASDTEAVEESVEEVAAVDESAEVAEAVGDEEAIVEVVEKVEGQSEEAVQVSEEVEKEADAPEDSAEKSDPLPEEDLLLEYEIPSNLRDTSHIYELLNINEEATEKENALNKVADVILRDLKKIYDIAIKPLETLYKYRDLSNRHFGDPEIFSKPLILFMGPWSGGKSTILNYLTKNEYTPNSVRTGAEPSPAYFNILMHGEEPEVLDGTQLAADWTFSGLQKFGQGLLDRLRGQKLPNKLLERVNIVEIPGILEVRKQVSQYFPFNDACQWFIDRADIIFLVYDPSKLDVGPETEAILDQLKGREYQTRILLNKADQVKPEELLRVQGALIWNISPLMSSAQPPVMYTVSLWSNPFETGAPVRLLQAQERFLLLDLGQAIEKRIENKIASARRFAVRVRNHAKMVDCYLTTYYNHKTLFANKKYISEQIIGNPQQYHIYEGLSTLTNISRYDLPDPEVYRDFFHLNPLYEFKKLSETCTYFRGCPINKLDIAIAYDLPELVGKYKKLAESALDKLKVPSATTEFGRGKSSS, encoded by the exons ATGCCGCGGTTATCAGTGTGGGTCCTACTGGGACTTGCCCTGTTCACCCTTTCAGTGAATG ATCCTCGAGTTAAGGCAGACGCTCCCACAGAGTACGAATGCCGGCCGTACATAGAAAAGGCCTTACAAGATTTAAAAGGAGAAAGTG TAGAAACAACAGCCAGTCAAGAACAAGAAATAGAGAAAACGATCGAAGAAGAACCCAGCAGTACGGAATCACCAATAGATGTAACTAGCCAGGAGGAAGAGGAAAACACTGCCGCTGAGGAGACCAGTATTGAAGAAGATGTTCCAGAATCTCAAGAAGAATTAACACCTTCAGAGGAAGTACAAGAGGCGCTGTTTGACGAAAGTCAGCCTGAGGACACTAGTCAGGCAAACGAAGAAGAAGaacaggaagaagaagaagaagaagaagaagaagaaatccAAGAAGTGATTACTTCGGAAGAGACTGATATTCAGGAAGATGAAGCCGTCGCTGACAGCGCTCAAGATGAGGAAGACGATGAACAAGAAGACCTAGAGGACGTAGAAGAAGATCAAGAAGCTCTGGAGAACGCTGAAGAAGAAGAACAAGAGGAGTATGATGAGGAAGACAATGAAGAAGTTGATGATGGAAATGCTGAG aaAGTCGAGAAAACTGAATCTGTAGAAGATGAAAATCAATCAGAAGCAGAAAACACTGCTGATATTGAGGCAAGTCAGGAGGTGGAGCAAACATCCGAAGACAGCCAACAAGAAGAAGTAGATTCAGTTACGGCCAGTGAGGAGGTAGTTGAAGAAGAGATAAGCGCAGAGGTTGCCAAAGAAGTTAAATCAGAAGAAGTAGTCACTGAAACTTCTGATGAGACCGTGGCTAGTGATACGGAGGCTGTTGAGGAGAGTGTTGAAGAAGTTGCTGCAGTTGATGAAAGTGCAGAAGTCGCTGAAGCTGTCGGTGATGAAGAAGCTATTGTGGAAGTTGTTGAAAAAGTTGAAGGTCAATCTGAGGAAGCAGTGCAAGTTTCAGAAGAAGTGGAGAAAGAAGCTGATGCTCCAGAGGATAGTGCTGAAAAATCTGATCCGCTTCCGGAGGAAGACTTACTACTG GAGTACGAAATTCCATCAAACCTTAGAGATACTTCGCACATTTATGAGTTGCTTAACATCAATGAAGAAGCAACGGAAAAAGAGAACGCACTTAACAAAGTCGCCGACGTTATCCTACGCGACTTGAAGAAAATCTACGATATCGCTATCAAACCCCTGGAAACTTTGTATAAGTATCGTGACCTTAGCAACCGCCACTTCGGCGATCCGGAAATCTTCTCCAAACCGCTGATTCTCTTCATGGGTCCATGGAGTGGTGGCAAATCTACGATACTCAACTACCTTACCAAAAACGAATACACTCCCAATTCTGTGCGAACGG gGGCAGAGCCATCTCCTGCTTACTTCAATATCCTAATGCACGGCGAAGAACCGGAAGTGTTGGACGGTACTCAATTGGCGGCTGATTGGACCTTCTCGGGGCTGCAGAAGTTCGGTCAAGGCCTACTGGATCGCCTCCGTGGACAGAAGCTACCAAACAAACTTCTTGAGCGG GTAAACATTGTTGAAATTCCCGGCATCCTTGAAGTGCGTAAACAAGTTTCTCAATACTTCCCATTCAACGATGCCTGTCAGTGGTTTATTGATCGAGCCGATATCATATTTCTGGTGTACGATCCTTCTAAGCTTGATGTAGGCCCAGAAACTGAAGCCATTCTAGACCAGTTAAAGGGAAGGGAATACCAG ACTCGAATTCTTCTTAACAAAGCTGATCAAGTAAAACCAGAAGAACTGCTCAGAGTTCAGGGTGCCCTCATCTGGAACATTTCACCACTGATGTCTTCGGCCCAACCTCCAGTCATGTACACTGTGTCTCTTTGGTCTAATCCTTTCGAAACAGGAGCGCCCGTTCGACTTCTGCAAGCTCAGGAGCGATTCCTGCTTCTTGATCTTGGTCAGGCAATCGAAAAaagaattgaaaacaaaattgctAGTGCACGTCGTTTCGCT GTACGTGTCCGCAATCACGCTAAAATGGTAGACTGCTACTTGACGACCTACTACAACCACAAAACTCTTTTCGCAAACAAGAAATACATTTCTGAGCAGATCATCGGAAATCCACAGCAATATCACATCTACGAGGGTCTATCGACATTGACCAATATTTCCCGATATGATTTACCTGATCCGGAGGTGTATCGTGACTTCTTCCACCTGAACCCACTATACGAGTTCAAGAAACTATCGGAGACATGCACTTACTTCCGTGGTTGTCCCATCAACAAACTGGATATAGCAATCGCTTACGATCTACCAGAAC
- the LOC131438061 gene encoding probable serine/threonine-protein kinase kinX isoform X2: MPRLSVWVLLGLALFTLSVNDPRVKADAPTEYECRPYIEKALQDLKGESETTASQEQEIEKTIEEEPSSTESPIDVTSQEEEENTAAEETSIEEDVPESQEELTPSEEVQEALFDESQPEDTSQANEEEEQEEEEEEEEEEIQEVITSEETDIQEDEAVADSAQDEEDDEQEDLEDVEEDQEALENAEEEEQEEYDEEDNEEVDDGNAEEEEDVSAETDTADESTTDSQEALAENEDDEDEDQAVDTQEDVDGEDIEDTENQLTDSQEENTADDDIEGYEEQIETDDDDDDDGDRATESEETAIDDEDDEQTSEPEDDEQAESEEATADDDIEENGYKGEEDLDEKVEKTESVEDENQSEAENTADIEASQEVEQTSEDSQQEEVDSVTASEEVVEEEISAEVAKEVKSEEVVTETSDETVASDTEAVEESVEEVAAVDESAEVAEAVGDEEAIVEVVEKVEGQSEEAVQVSEEVEKEADAPEDSAEKSDPLPEEDLLLEYEIPSNLRDTSHIYELLNINEEATEKENALNKVADVILRDLKKIYDIAIKPLETLYKYRDLSNRHFGDPEIFSKPLILFMGPWSGGKSTILNYLTKNEYTPNSVRTGAEPSPAYFNILMHGEEPEVLDGTQLAADWTFSGLQKFGQGLLDRLRGQKLPNKLLERVNIVEIPGILEVRKQVSQYFPFNDACQWFIDRADIIFLVYDPSKLDVGPETEAILDQLKGREYQTRILLNKADQVKPEELLRVQGALIWNISPLMSSAQPPVMYTVSLWSNPFETGAPVRLLQAQERFLLLDLGQAIEKRIENKIASARRFAVRVRNHAKMVDCYLTTYYNHKTLFANKKYISEQIIGNPQQYHIYEGLSTLTNISRYDLPDPEVYRDFFHLNPLYEFKKLSETCTYFRGCPINKLDIAIAYDLPELVGKYKKLAESALDKLKVPSATTEFGRGKSSS, translated from the exons ATGCCGCGGTTATCAGTGTGGGTCCTACTGGGACTTGCCCTGTTCACCCTTTCAGTGAATG ATCCTCGAGTTAAGGCAGACGCTCCCACAGAGTACGAATGCCGGCCGTACATAGAAAAGGCCTTACAAGATTTAAAAGGAGAAAGTG AAACAACAGCCAGTCAAGAACAAGAAATAGAGAAAACGATCGAAGAAGAACCCAGCAGTACGGAATCACCAATAGATGTAACTAGCCAGGAGGAAGAGGAAAACACTGCCGCTGAGGAGACCAGTATTGAAGAAGATGTTCCAGAATCTCAAGAAGAATTAACACCTTCAGAGGAAGTACAAGAGGCGCTGTTTGACGAAAGTCAGCCTGAGGACACTAGTCAGGCAAACGAAGAAGAAGaacaggaagaagaagaagaagaagaagaagaagaaatccAAGAAGTGATTACTTCGGAAGAGACTGATATTCAGGAAGATGAAGCCGTCGCTGACAGCGCTCAAGATGAGGAAGACGATGAACAAGAAGACCTAGAGGACGTAGAAGAAGATCAAGAAGCTCTGGAGAACGCTGAAGAAGAAGAACAAGAGGAGTATGATGAGGAAGACAATGAAGAAGTTGATGATGGAAATGCTGAG GAAGAGGAAGATGTATCTGCAGAGACTGACACAGCAGATGAATCGACAACCGACAGTCAAGAGGCTTTAGCAGAAAACGAGGATGACGAAGATGAAGATCAGGCGGTTGACACCCAAGAAGACGTTGACGGTGAAGATATCGAGGATACTGAAAACCAATTAACGGATAGTCAAGAAGAGAACACTGCTGACGATGACATTGAAGGTTATGAAGAACAAATAGAaacggatgatgatgatgacgatgatggagATAGAGCTACAGAAAGCGAGGAAACTGCAATAGATGATGAAGATGATGAGCAGACAAGTGAACCAGAAGACGACGAACAGGCAGAAAGTGAGGAAGCCACCGCTGATGATGACATTGAGGAGAACGGCTATAAAGGCGAAGAAGATTTAGATGAA aaAGTCGAGAAAACTGAATCTGTAGAAGATGAAAATCAATCAGAAGCAGAAAACACTGCTGATATTGAGGCAAGTCAGGAGGTGGAGCAAACATCCGAAGACAGCCAACAAGAAGAAGTAGATTCAGTTACGGCCAGTGAGGAGGTAGTTGAAGAAGAGATAAGCGCAGAGGTTGCCAAAGAAGTTAAATCAGAAGAAGTAGTCACTGAAACTTCTGATGAGACCGTGGCTAGTGATACGGAGGCTGTTGAGGAGAGTGTTGAAGAAGTTGCTGCAGTTGATGAAAGTGCAGAAGTCGCTGAAGCTGTCGGTGATGAAGAAGCTATTGTGGAAGTTGTTGAAAAAGTTGAAGGTCAATCTGAGGAAGCAGTGCAAGTTTCAGAAGAAGTGGAGAAAGAAGCTGATGCTCCAGAGGATAGTGCTGAAAAATCTGATCCGCTTCCGGAGGAAGACTTACTACTG GAGTACGAAATTCCATCAAACCTTAGAGATACTTCGCACATTTATGAGTTGCTTAACATCAATGAAGAAGCAACGGAAAAAGAGAACGCACTTAACAAAGTCGCCGACGTTATCCTACGCGACTTGAAGAAAATCTACGATATCGCTATCAAACCCCTGGAAACTTTGTATAAGTATCGTGACCTTAGCAACCGCCACTTCGGCGATCCGGAAATCTTCTCCAAACCGCTGATTCTCTTCATGGGTCCATGGAGTGGTGGCAAATCTACGATACTCAACTACCTTACCAAAAACGAATACACTCCCAATTCTGTGCGAACGG gGGCAGAGCCATCTCCTGCTTACTTCAATATCCTAATGCACGGCGAAGAACCGGAAGTGTTGGACGGTACTCAATTGGCGGCTGATTGGACCTTCTCGGGGCTGCAGAAGTTCGGTCAAGGCCTACTGGATCGCCTCCGTGGACAGAAGCTACCAAACAAACTTCTTGAGCGG GTAAACATTGTTGAAATTCCCGGCATCCTTGAAGTGCGTAAACAAGTTTCTCAATACTTCCCATTCAACGATGCCTGTCAGTGGTTTATTGATCGAGCCGATATCATATTTCTGGTGTACGATCCTTCTAAGCTTGATGTAGGCCCAGAAACTGAAGCCATTCTAGACCAGTTAAAGGGAAGGGAATACCAG ACTCGAATTCTTCTTAACAAAGCTGATCAAGTAAAACCAGAAGAACTGCTCAGAGTTCAGGGTGCCCTCATCTGGAACATTTCACCACTGATGTCTTCGGCCCAACCTCCAGTCATGTACACTGTGTCTCTTTGGTCTAATCCTTTCGAAACAGGAGCGCCCGTTCGACTTCTGCAAGCTCAGGAGCGATTCCTGCTTCTTGATCTTGGTCAGGCAATCGAAAAaagaattgaaaacaaaattgctAGTGCACGTCGTTTCGCT GTACGTGTCCGCAATCACGCTAAAATGGTAGACTGCTACTTGACGACCTACTACAACCACAAAACTCTTTTCGCAAACAAGAAATACATTTCTGAGCAGATCATCGGAAATCCACAGCAATATCACATCTACGAGGGTCTATCGACATTGACCAATATTTCCCGATATGATTTACCTGATCCGGAGGTGTATCGTGACTTCTTCCACCTGAACCCACTATACGAGTTCAAGAAACTATCGGAGACATGCACTTACTTCCGTGGTTGTCCCATCAACAAACTGGATATAGCAATCGCTTACGATCTACCAGAAC